The following proteins are encoded in a genomic region of Leucoraja erinacea ecotype New England chromosome 21, Leri_hhj_1, whole genome shotgun sequence:
- the atp5f1e gene encoding ATP synthase subunit epsilon, mitochondrial has translation MVAYWRQAGLSYIRYSRICAVALRAALKPQFQAEAKKVGDVTVKLNKPKE, from the exons ATGGTGGCGTACTGGAGACAGGCTGGGCTGAG TTACATTCGTTATTCACGGATTTGTGCAGTGGCTCTGCGGGCTGCACTGAAACCACAGTTCCAAGCAGAGGCCAAGAAAGTAGGAGATGTAACTGTAAAACTCAACAAACCAAAAGAGTAA